From the Nodularia sphaerocarpa UHCC 0038 genome, the window CTACTGTGTAAAATAATCCTGGATTCAAATCTACATCCGTGGATTGGATAAATAATGCCACAAAGGTATGCACAGTCCCGATAACCACACCAATTAACAACATGACAATTGCGGGAATCCGCACACGGGGACTCAATAAAAGTCGCCAAAATTGGTTGTCAGTGGGGCTGGTGTGCGGCGTATCATCAATGGGTGGATTGACAATAGGTATAATACATAGCATTCCAGCCAGACCCAAAGCCGCAGATAAGATAAATAATGGGATGTAACCAGTTGCTGCTTGTAAATATCCCCCCAAGGCTGGCCCAATAGCCAGACCAATGGGATTTACCAGACTCATGTAGCCAATAATTTCACCGCGATTTTTTGCAGGGGCTAAATCTCCCACCAATGCGATGTAACCAGTACCAAAAGCGGCAATACTAATACCGTGGAAGGCACGTAACACCATTAATTGGATAATTGAGGTGGCGAAGATATATCCCAGAGGTGCGATCGCAGCTGCTGACATTCCAATCAGCAAGACAATTTTACGACCCCGGCGATCTGCTAAATTACTACACCAAGGCCGAAATACCAGCATCCCGATGGCAAAACTGCCCATAACAATGCCAATTTGTTGACTGGTTGCGCCTACCTCTTCGATATACAGGGGTAAAGTGGGCAATAATGAAGCCATGCTACACCAGAATAATAAACCTGCTGTAAATAACACCAGCAGGTTACGTCGTAGTTTAGCGTCCAATGTGTGAAGAACTTTCAAAATAGATGTAAGTTTATTTCCAGAGCGTTTCTCACATTGTTACGTTACTTAACATTTTTGGCTACTATTTCCCGCACCCGATAGATGGGGCGACCTTGAGATTCATGGTAAGTCCGCATCAATAACTCAGCCAACAGACCAAAGCAAAACAACTGCACCCCAGTCACTAGCAGCAGAACCGCCAAAATCAGCAAAGGGCGATTACCAATTGATGCACCAAAAGCTAATTTAATAAAAGTTAAGTAAATCCCAATGAGCGTACCTGTCACCATTGAACCTAAACCCAACAACCCAAAAACGTGCATGGGGCGGGTTAGGAACTTCTTCATAAAGTAGATAGTTAACAAATCCATCATGACGCGGAACGTCCGCCAAATTCCATACTTACTGCGACCAAAACGCCGCGCATGGTGACGCACCTGGATTTCGGTAATTCGCGCCCCTTCAATGTAAGCCAAAGCTGGTAAAAAGCGATGCAGTTCCCCGTAGAGATTCATATCTGCTAATACTTCACAGCGATAAGCTTTGAGGGAACAACCGTAATCATGTAACTTAACTTCTGTCACTTTCCCAATCAGCCAATTGGCAATTTTAGAAGGAATTAAGCGGGAAACTACCGCATCTTGGCGTTGATGTCGCCAACCACTCACCAAATCATAGCCTTCTGCCAATTTTGCTAATAATAAGGGAATATCGGCCGGGTCATTTTGCAAATCAGCATCTAACGTTACAATCACTTTACCGATGGCATAATAAAACCCAGCCGCCATCGCTGCACTTTGTCCGTAGTTACGACGCAGCAGCACCGCTTTTAAATCAGTGCGGATTTGTGCTTGTTCTTTGAGAAATTGAGCAGAACCATCTGTAGAACCATCATCCACACAAATGATTTCATAACTAAAATTAGTCTCGCTGATATTAGAAGCGATCGCCTCCAGCAAAAGTGGTAAACTTTCCACCTCATCCCGCACC encodes:
- a CDS encoding MFS transporter, which produces MKVLHTLDAKLRRNLLVLFTAGLLFWCSMASLLPTLPLYIEEVGATSQQIGIVMGSFAIGMLVFRPWCSNLADRRGRKIVLLIGMSAAAIAPLGYIFATSIIQLMVLRAFHGISIAAFGTGYIALVGDLAPAKNRGEIIGYMSLVNPIGLAIGPALGGYLQAATGYIPLFILSAALGLAGMLCIIPIVNPPIDDTPHTSPTDNQFWRLLLSPRVRIPAIVMLLIGVVIGTVHTFVALFIQSTDVDLNPGLFYTVAAIASFNVRLFTGRASDKYGRGLFITLSLIAFTLSMIGIWQANSAPVFLLSAFVEGAASGTAIPMMAVMMTDRAQPHERGRIFGVSLVGFDIGIAIAGPVLGSIAEQVGYRNMFGYGAGLSFLAIIIFLTQSSHDLNNSLRFALGRAKDTYAFNNGN
- a CDS encoding glycosyltransferase family 2 protein — its product is MRSGLISQGLNEENGAISVIVPDVSVVVPVRDEVESLPLLLEAIASNISETNFSYEIICVDDGSTDGSAQFLKEQAQIRTDLKAVLLRRNYGQSAAMAAGFYYAIGKVIVTLDADLQNDPADIPLLLAKLAEGYDLVSGWRHQRQDAVVSRLIPSKIANWLIGKVTEVKLHDYGCSLKAYRCEVLADMNLYGELHRFLPALAYIEGARITEIQVRHHARRFGRSKYGIWRTFRVMMDLLTIYFMKKFLTRPMHVFGLLGLGSMVTGTLIGIYLTFIKLAFGASIGNRPLLILAVLLLVTGVQLFCFGLLAELLMRTYHESQGRPIYRVREIVAKNVK